From a single Sander vitreus isolate 19-12246 chromosome 4, sanVit1, whole genome shotgun sequence genomic region:
- the LOC144516990 gene encoding ras association domain-containing protein 1-like isoform X2, producing MTNAASSSDKTPSFEKTWGSSTSSGYCSEEEPDSEFEQYFTARTSFFPQTRKANVNANVKKDEQIEWGKQELNTADYQQKVKEYNAQINSNLFMNMNKDGSYTGFIKVQFKLVRPVSVPPPKKGGHDARGRKASGVKRRTSFYLPKDASKHLHISSRTSAREVIEALLKKFTVVDNPGKFALFERSERHDQVYVRKVSDDERPLRLRLCAGPNEKVLSFVLKENETGEVNWHAFSMPELKNFLLILQREEEEHVKQIVQRYALARTKMREALAGSTPG from the exons ATGACAAACGCGGCTAGCAGTTCGGACAAAACTCCCTCCTTCGAGAAGACCTGGGGCAGCTCCACCAGCAGCGGCTACTGCAGCGAGGAGGAACCCGACTCCGAGTTTGAGCAGTACTTCACCGCCCGGACATCTTTCTTTCCCCAAACCCggaaagctaacgttaatgctaacgTAAAAAAG GATGAACAGATTGAATGGGGAAAGCAGGAGTTGAACACTGCAGATTATCAGCAGAAGGTGAAGGAATACAACGCTCAAATCAACAGCAATCTGTTCATGAACATG AACAAGGATGGTTCCTACACTGGCTTCATAAAGGTACAGTTCAAGTTGGTGCGACCTGTGTCAGTTCCACCTCCTAAAAAAGGAGGTCATGATGCTAGAGGGAGGAAGGCTAGCGGAGTGAAGCGTCGCACCTCTTTCTACCTGCCAAAGGATGCATCCAAGCACCTGCACATAAGCTCACGCACTTCTGCTCGTGAGGTCATTGAAGCTTTGTTGAAAAAGTTTACAGTGGTGGACAATCCTGGCAAGTTTGCTCTGTTTGAGCGCAGCGAGCGTCATGACCAAG TTTATGTTCGCAAGGTATCTGATGATGAGCGTCCCCTCCGTCTGCGTCTGTGTGCTGGGCCCAATGAGAAAGTTCTCAGCTTTGTTCTGAAAGAGAATGAAACTGGAGAAGTCAAT TGGCATGCCTTCTCCATGCCTGAGTTGAAGAACTTCCTGCTCATTCTGCAGCGTGAAGAAGAGGAGCACGTCAAGCAGATAGTGCAGCGTTATGCTCTGGCTCGTACTAAGATGCGAGAGGCTCTGGCTGGCTCGACCCCAGGCTGA
- the LOC144516990 gene encoding ras association domain-containing protein 1-like isoform X1 — protein sequence MSWGEFIELRDLRPDREQIELTHGTHLPCSPPRLERANALRISPGKVPDLLSRVGIIRVQSSTQDPQLTEEKGEGHNFQPCSHAQPTWCDLCGDFIWGLYKQSLRCVNCRFTCHYRCRALIRLDCSWDRGSVADHTYVVEHTIETDTNVDEQIEWGKQELNTADYQQKVKEYNAQINSNLFMNMNKDGSYTGFIKVQFKLVRPVSVPPPKKGGHDARGRKASGVKRRTSFYLPKDASKHLHISSRTSAREVIEALLKKFTVVDNPGKFALFERSERHDQVYVRKVSDDERPLRLRLCAGPNEKVLSFVLKENETGEVNWHAFSMPELKNFLLILQREEEEHVKQIVQRYALARTKMREALAGSTPG from the exons ATGTCTTGGGGGGAGTTCATCGAGCTCCGTGACCTGAGGCCAGACCGAGAGCAGATAGAGCTGACACACGGAACACATTTGCCCTGCTCACCTCCACGCCTGGAGAGAGCCAACGCCCTGAGGATCAGCCCGGGGAAGGTCCCAGACCTGCTGAGCCGTGTGGGCATCATCAGAGTCCAGAGCAGCACTCAGGACCCCCAGCTCACTGAGGAGAAGGGAGAGGGACACAACTTCCAGCCCTGCAGCCACGCTCAGCCCACGTGGTGTGACCTGTGTGGAGACTTCATCTGGGGCCTGTATAAGCAGAGCCTGCGGTGTGTCA ATTGTAGATTCACGTGCCACTACCGCTGTCGTGCTCTGATCCGGTTGGACTGCAGCTGGGACAGAGGCTCCGTGGCTGACCACACATATGTTGTGGAGCACACCAtagaaacagacacaaatgtG GATGAACAGATTGAATGGGGAAAGCAGGAGTTGAACACTGCAGATTATCAGCAGAAGGTGAAGGAATACAACGCTCAAATCAACAGCAATCTGTTCATGAACATG AACAAGGATGGTTCCTACACTGGCTTCATAAAGGTACAGTTCAAGTTGGTGCGACCTGTGTCAGTTCCACCTCCTAAAAAAGGAGGTCATGATGCTAGAGGGAGGAAGGCTAGCGGAGTGAAGCGTCGCACCTCTTTCTACCTGCCAAAGGATGCATCCAAGCACCTGCACATAAGCTCACGCACTTCTGCTCGTGAGGTCATTGAAGCTTTGTTGAAAAAGTTTACAGTGGTGGACAATCCTGGCAAGTTTGCTCTGTTTGAGCGCAGCGAGCGTCATGACCAAG TTTATGTTCGCAAGGTATCTGATGATGAGCGTCCCCTCCGTCTGCGTCTGTGTGCTGGGCCCAATGAGAAAGTTCTCAGCTTTGTTCTGAAAGAGAATGAAACTGGAGAAGTCAAT TGGCATGCCTTCTCCATGCCTGAGTTGAAGAACTTCCTGCTCATTCTGCAGCGTGAAGAAGAGGAGCACGTCAAGCAGATAGTGCAGCGTTATGCTCTGGCTCGTACTAAGATGCGAGAGGCTCTGGCTGGCTCGACCCCAGGCTGA